In the Blautia coccoides genome, ATCGTCGGAGTGCTCATTTTATTTTTTATTTCATCCAGCAGAACCCGACTTCTGGAGACAAACCAGGATTATGCAGGAAAGCTTTGCGGCGAAGCGGTTCTGGAAGTGAGCCGCGCAAGCTCGGACGCGGATTACCTGCACAGAGCGGTTTATCAAAACAGTTCAGAGCTGCAGGACCTGCTCAATTATTTCCGGTATGATACAGAGGAGTATCTCAGGCGTCATCTGGACACATATGCCTCCTCCAATACCCTGGACAACAAGGACATCTACAGCTATGTGGAAAATGCGTACTCCGCCTATCCCAATATCAAAAAAATAGAATTTATCAGCTATAACAATAACAAGACAACAGTTTTTTATTCTGAAAATGATATACGCGTGAATGACAACGGAAGAGAGCGGAGAAAAGAAATTTTGGATGGAGGACTGGCATCCGCTGGTTCCTATTCTTTTCAGAAGGAGATCAGGGACCCTCTCAGCATGAGAGTAGAAGGATGCATCATCTTTACGTTTGACACGGGAGAGATGACAGAGCTTCAGGAAAAATATCCCATGGCGGAGCTATACTTGTACTACAAAAACGGTAATCAGGTATACCCCGGTGAAAATTCTCTGCTTTTAGATGATTTTCAGCAGGAGGACGCAGGTAAGAAGCTCAAGTCATACATACAGATCCAGAGTGTGGAGGATTACATAGTGGCCACCAGGCTGGATAAGCACACAGCCGCATCCATCCCTGCAGTTCATATTCTGGCTATACTGGGAATGGGGATTGCCCTGGTCATTGCCGGGGAGATTCTCATAAGCAGCTATCTGAAGAGACTCAGCGGGAGACTGGACGGAATTCTCCAAGGGATGAACCAGGTGCAGACAGGAAATCTGAAGGTGCAGCTCCCAGAAAATGAACACGGAGACGAGCTGGATATGATCTCCCGGCATTTTAATCTCATGTGTCAGGAGCTGGAATCGTATATCAGGAAAAGCTATCTGGCAGAGATCGAACAGCAGAACGCGGAGATGCAGGCTTTGCAGAGCCAGATCAATCCGCATTTTCTGTACAATACTCTGGAGGCCATCCGCATGAAAGCCATCTGCAACGGGGACAGGGAGGTGGGGAAAATGCTCTACAGCCTGGCAGTCACATTCCGAAGCCAGCTAAAGGAAGCAGATGTGATAACTCTCATGCAGGAGATGCATTACTGTAAGAAATACTTGGAATTGTTTGAATACCGTTATCAGGGAAAATTCCACTCCAGTGTGGAGTGCGGGCCGGAACTTTCCAATATTCCGGTCATTAAATTCATCCTGCAGCCTATTATCGAGAATTATTTCATCCATGGGATCCGTATGGAGGAGAATGACAATGAGATCAATATTTATGCGAGACGCGCAGGGGAGGATTTATTTATCCATGTAGAAGACAATGGAAGGGGAATGCCTGAGAAGGATATGGAGAGCAAGAACCGTGAGCTTGCCAATAATGAGATGGATACCCGCAAATCCATTGGGGTGACCAATGTGAACCGCAGGCTGAAAGCAGCCTACGGTGATACCTGCGGTGTGTTCTTAACGGCAAATCATCCCCGGGGAATGCATGTGATATTGAAGGTAAAAGTCAAGGAGAGGGAAACAGATGAAGAGAGTAATGCTGGTGGAGGACGAGGAGCTGATCCTTCAGGGAATAAGGAACATAATAGACTGGGAGAAACTGGGACTTGACGTGGTCCATATGGCACACAACGGAAAAGAGGCACTGTCCCTGTGGGAGAAGGAGCCTGTGGACCTGGTGGTGACAGATGTGGAGATGCCTGTGATGAACGGACTGAATCTCTTAAAGGAGATCAGAAGCAGGGACGAGAGAGTGCGGTTTGTCATTCTCACAGGCTATGATGAATTTGAATATGCCAGAAAAGCGATCCAGCTTGACGTGGAGGATTACATCTTAAAACCTATCGACGAGGTGCAGCTTGAGACCGTGGTAAAAAACGCACTCATAAAACTTCAGGAGATGGACCGGGATAAAGCAAAGAATATGGAAGACCGCATCGGATGGCAGAAGTTTTTGGAGGGAGGGATATCGGAGGAGGAGCGGAAAACCTTTCTCGCGCTTTTGCCGAAGGTGAAAAAATCAGAGCTTTTGTCAGCAGCGGTCATGAAGATTGACAGCAGAAGTATGCGCAAGGGCGATATGTCCGAGCTTTTGTCCATCCTGCAGGAGGAAGAGTGCAGAGTGATCCATCTGAAGGCAGACACCCTGCTCTTGATCGAAGGCTTTCAGACAGACTACACCTGGGATGACGGAGAGGGGGAGACTGCCAGAAAAGTCAGGGCGGAGATCCACAGCCGTTTCTCCTATCTGCAGAACCGTCTGGAGAGTGAACTGGGTATCTTTACATTTATCAGCATCGGTCCTTCTTTTCGTGATCACAGCAGCCT is a window encoding:
- a CDS encoding sensor histidine kinase, with the protein product MENKNPRHLFHKLFLSYSAVLILIVGVLILFFISSSRTRLLETNQDYAGKLCGEAVLEVSRASSDADYLHRAVYQNSSELQDLLNYFRYDTEEYLRRHLDTYASSNTLDNKDIYSYVENAYSAYPNIKKIEFISYNNNKTTVFYSENDIRVNDNGRERRKEILDGGLASAGSYSFQKEIRDPLSMRVEGCIIFTFDTGEMTELQEKYPMAELYLYYKNGNQVYPGENSLLLDDFQQEDAGKKLKSYIQIQSVEDYIVATRLDKHTAASIPAVHILAILGMGIALVIAGEILISSYLKRLSGRLDGILQGMNQVQTGNLKVQLPENEHGDELDMISRHFNLMCQELESYIRKSYLAEIEQQNAEMQALQSQINPHFLYNTLEAIRMKAICNGDREVGKMLYSLAVTFRSQLKEADVITLMQEMHYCKKYLELFEYRYQGKFHSSVECGPELSNIPVIKFILQPIIENYFIHGIRMEENDNEINIYARRAGEDLFIHVEDNGRGMPEKDMESKNRELANNEMDTRKSIGVTNVNRRLKAAYGDTCGVFLTANHPRGMHVILKVKVKERETDEESNAGGGRGADPSGNKEHNRLGETGT
- a CDS encoding response regulator transcription factor; this encodes MKRVMLVEDEELILQGIRNIIDWEKLGLDVVHMAHNGKEALSLWEKEPVDLVVTDVEMPVMNGLNLLKEIRSRDERVRFVILTGYDEFEYARKAIQLDVEDYILKPIDEVQLETVVKNALIKLQEMDRDKAKNMEDRIGWQKFLEGGISEEERKTFLALLPKVKKSELLSAAVMKIDSRSMRKGDMSELLSILQEEECRVIHLKADTLLLIEGFQTDYTWDDGEGETARKVRAEIHSRFSYLQNRLESELGIFTFISIGPSFRDHSSLPEAYREAMRMQKYRMLDGYGSCVDDNHIKNRGSKDVAIDEAQLRKMILQKDRDGAIDYIEDLFINNIRKDADVNNLYQTALKIAMLLWDIKGEYKLEEKNMQDLSDMVEGIYGAEDIFGLKTMFISEISEIITYLHAENSAYTPVVKQIMTEVQKNYKEELSLKTLAYKYHMNASYLGQIFQKEVGCSFTQYLSNTKNGIAKDLILNTNRRINDIAQEVGYTDTSYFYRKFKQCYGVSPASLREMKKY